The following coding sequences are from one Methanosarcina sp. WWM596 window:
- a CDS encoding ABC transporter ATP-binding protein, producing MTNGSPIIELKNLTKVYKNGVEFRALDNANLRIKKGEFVAIVGPSGSGKSTLMHLIGLLDTPSSGTLLIDGNDVTKMSDKERSGMRNRILGFVFQYHHLLPDFTALENVMMPLLIAGKSRDEAKDIAGNLLKEVGLEDRMDHRPGELSGGQNQRVAVARALSCSPAIILGDEPTGNLDTRAGDLIYELLRKLNKEYNQTFIVVTHNEDLAGKADRVIRIVDGKIMDQ from the coding sequence ATGACAAACGGAAGTCCGATTATAGAGCTTAAGAACCTGACCAAAGTTTACAAAAACGGTGTGGAATTTCGTGCACTCGACAATGCAAACCTGAGAATTAAAAAGGGGGAATTTGTTGCAATTGTAGGGCCTTCTGGTTCAGGTAAAAGCACACTTATGCATCTCATAGGTCTGCTTGACACGCCCAGTTCAGGAACCCTTCTGATAGATGGCAATGACGTGACAAAAATGTCAGATAAGGAGCGTTCTGGGATGAGAAACAGGATACTTGGTTTTGTTTTCCAGTATCACCACCTGCTGCCGGATTTCACTGCTCTGGAAAACGTAATGATGCCGCTCCTTATCGCGGGAAAGAGCAGAGATGAGGCAAAGGATATTGCCGGAAATCTTCTGAAAGAGGTCGGGCTTGAAGATCGGATGGACCACAGGCCAGGAGAACTTTCCGGAGGGCAGAACCAGAGGGTTGCAGTAGCCCGGGCTCTTAGTTGTTCTCCGGCAATCATACTTGGGGATGAGCCTACAGGCAACCTGGATACTAGAGCAGGAGATTTGATCTATGAACTGCTCCGCAAGCTGAACAAGGAATATAACCAGACTTTTATTGTGGTAACCCATAATGAGGACCTGGCCGGAAAAGCCGATAGGGTTATCAGAATTGTAGATGGAAAAATAATGGACCAGTGA
- a CDS encoding PPC domain-containing DNA-binding protein, whose product MEYAKGRIGRVFTVRVDHGDDLILELIKIAEMEKIESAVFMLLGALKEGKLVTGPKENKRPPEPVWSGFNDAHEILGIGDIFQENGKPKIHLHAGTARGDSIKLGCLRGESEVFMVVEVFIFELEGISARRVMDTEQGFAPVSFMNIPDKE is encoded by the coding sequence ATGGAGTACGCAAAAGGAAGGATCGGCAGAGTCTTTACTGTAAGAGTTGACCACGGGGATGACCTTATCCTGGAACTCATTAAAATTGCAGAAATGGAGAAGATTGAGTCGGCTGTGTTTATGCTGCTTGGTGCACTGAAGGAAGGAAAGCTTGTTACAGGCCCTAAAGAAAACAAAAGACCTCCTGAACCCGTTTGGTCTGGTTTTAATGATGCCCATGAGATTCTTGGGATAGGAGATATTTTCCAGGAGAACGGAAAGCCCAAAATTCATCTTCATGCGGGAACAGCCAGAGGAGACAGCATTAAATTGGGGTGCTTGAGAGGCGAAAGTGAAGTTTTTATGGTTGTCGAGGTATTCATTTTCGAGCTGGAAGGAATTTCTGCCAGAAGGGTAATGGATACAGAGCAGGGTTTTGCTCCCGTTAGCTTTATGAATATCCCTGATAAGGAATGA
- a CDS encoding transcriptional regulator — MTDDSPVNLTEKEYSIIDMLQSLGLPRTEATAIVCLKDCRELRSLHIELVSGLRQPEVSVAMRPLRNRGWVDERSEKKNKGKGRPVKYYQLTVPFPQIVQALEEEFLKDNTDKLIALKRLRELEIIQQN; from the coding sequence ATGACCGACGATTCTCCAGTTAATTTAACCGAAAAAGAGTATTCAATTATTGATATGCTCCAGAGCCTGGGACTCCCGAGGACAGAGGCCACCGCCATCGTGTGTTTAAAAGACTGCAGGGAACTCAGATCCCTTCATATCGAACTTGTTTCCGGGCTCAGACAGCCGGAAGTGAGTGTAGCTATGCGCCCTCTAAGGAATAGAGGCTGGGTGGATGAAAGGTCCGAGAAAAAGAATAAAGGAAAAGGCAGACCTGTGAAATACTACCAGTTAACAGTACCGTTTCCACAGATAGTACAGGCTCTCGAAGAGGAGTTTTTAAAAGATAACACAGATAAACTGATCGCACTCAAAAGGCTAAGGGAACTGGAGATTATACAACAAAATTAA
- the eno gene encoding phosphopyruvate hydratase, producing the protein MSYIGLQQDSGEYKIQKIHAREILDSRGNPTIEVDVFTPKGFGRASVPSGASTGTNEALELRDADPNRYGGKGVLTAVKNVNTIIQKELLGLDVRNQREIDELMIELDETENKANLGANSILGVSMAVAKAAADSLNMPLYRYFGGSNAFTLPVPTMNVLNGGKHAGNELAIQEFMIQPKGAETFYEALQIGTEIYQTLGKFLEKKYGRSSINVGYEGGYAPKMSESTEALDALVHAIEEAGYTETEVTIGLDAAATEFYEEELYAIDGKKLSAPELLDYYVELVNSYPILSIEDPFYEEAFEDFEALTNELWDTIIIGDDLFVTNIERLSKGVDMGAANALLLKVNQIGSISEAFDAASMASRNGYTVIVSHRSAETEDTTISDLSVAIGAEMIKTGAPARGERTAKYNQLLRIEEDLGEVAHYVQL; encoded by the coding sequence ATGTCGTATATCGGTTTACAGCAGGATTCTGGAGAATATAAGATCCAAAAAATACATGCTCGGGAGATCCTGGATTCAAGGGGAAATCCCACAATTGAAGTTGATGTGTTTACACCGAAGGGATTTGGCAGAGCAAGTGTCCCTTCAGGAGCTTCCACGGGTACGAACGAAGCCCTTGAACTGCGCGATGCAGACCCCAACAGGTATGGTGGAAAGGGAGTTCTGACTGCAGTCAAGAACGTAAATACCATTATCCAGAAGGAATTGCTTGGACTTGATGTGCGAAACCAGCGGGAAATCGATGAGCTGATGATCGAGCTCGACGAAACCGAAAACAAAGCAAACCTTGGAGCCAACTCAATTCTTGGCGTATCCATGGCGGTTGCAAAAGCTGCAGCTGACTCCCTTAACATGCCTCTTTACCGCTACTTCGGCGGTTCAAACGCTTTTACCCTTCCGGTACCCACAATGAATGTCTTGAACGGGGGCAAGCATGCAGGAAATGAACTTGCAATCCAGGAGTTCATGATTCAGCCTAAAGGCGCAGAAACATTCTACGAAGCCCTTCAAATCGGGACAGAGATCTACCAGACCCTCGGGAAGTTTCTGGAGAAAAAATACGGACGCTCTTCTATTAACGTGGGCTATGAAGGCGGGTATGCCCCCAAAATGAGCGAGTCTACAGAAGCTCTTGACGCCCTCGTACACGCAATTGAAGAAGCAGGCTATACCGAGACCGAGGTTACAATAGGGCTTGATGCCGCAGCAACTGAGTTCTATGAAGAGGAATTATACGCAATTGATGGAAAGAAACTGTCTGCTCCGGAACTGCTTGACTACTATGTGGAGCTTGTAAACTCTTACCCCATCCTTTCTATCGAGGACCCCTTCTATGAGGAAGCCTTCGAAGATTTTGAAGCTCTTACCAACGAACTCTGGGACACGATCATTATAGGTGACGACCTTTTTGTCACAAACATCGAAAGGCTCTCAAAAGGCGTGGATATGGGAGCAGCAAATGCCCTTCTCCTCAAAGTAAACCAGATCGGCTCAATCTCCGAAGCCTTTGATGCCGCCAGCATGGCTTCCAGAAACGGCTACACCGTAATCGTAAGTCACCGCTCTGCCGAAACCGAAGACACCACCATCTCAGATCTCTCAGTAGCCATAGGTGCAGAAATGATCAAGACCGGAGCTCCGGCGCGTGGCGAAAGAACTGCAAAATACAACCAGCTACTCAGAATTGAGGAAGATCTCGGTGAAGTTGCACATTACGTGCAGCTCTAA
- the thiC gene encoding phosphomethylpyrimidine synthase: protein MTLMEDAKKGIVTPSIEAVAKAEGIDPEIVRSCVAKGLITIPRNNRRETLPVGIGKYMSTKINANIGTSRDCIDIDAEIEKAKAAEAFGAHAVMDLSTGGDLNEIRTRIIKAVNIPVGTVPIYQAAASQNIVVEMTSDDMFNAVRKHAEQGVDFVTVHAGVNLNSLERLRQSDRIMNVVSRGGSFTLAWMLHNGEDNPFYVEFDYLLEIAKEYDMTLSLGDGMRPGCIADASDRPKFMEFITLGELVKRARAVDVQTFVEGPGHVPLNEIELSVRGMKELCDGAPLYLLGPLVTDITPGFDHITGAIGGAVAGMYGTDFLCMVTPSEHLALPSLEDIKEGLLVTKLAAHTIDLIKEGQRERAWKQDTAMAYARRDLDWEKQFELAIDGARARKIRDTRKTESDACSMCGELCAVKIVKEAFEKKKKEE, encoded by the coding sequence ATGACGCTGATGGAAGACGCTAAAAAGGGAATCGTCACCCCCTCAATAGAAGCCGTGGCAAAAGCCGAAGGAATCGACCCCGAAATTGTCCGCTCCTGCGTGGCAAAAGGGCTGATAACCATTCCCAGAAACAATAGGCGAGAAACTCTCCCTGTTGGGATTGGCAAATACATGAGCACAAAAATCAATGCCAACATAGGCACATCAAGGGACTGCATCGACATCGATGCCGAAATCGAGAAAGCAAAAGCTGCAGAAGCCTTCGGGGCTCATGCAGTAATGGACCTCTCCACAGGTGGGGACCTGAATGAAATCCGCACCCGTATCATCAAAGCCGTAAACATCCCCGTAGGTACTGTTCCGATCTACCAGGCTGCAGCTTCCCAGAATATTGTCGTGGAAATGACTTCTGACGACATGTTCAACGCTGTCAGAAAGCATGCAGAACAGGGTGTGGACTTTGTAACCGTGCATGCCGGGGTCAACTTAAATTCCCTCGAACGCCTGCGCCAGAGCGATCGGATAATGAACGTGGTCAGCCGCGGAGGCTCTTTTACCCTTGCCTGGATGCTCCACAATGGGGAGGATAATCCCTTCTATGTCGAATTTGACTATCTTCTTGAAATCGCAAAAGAATACGACATGACCCTGAGCCTTGGAGACGGCATGCGCCCGGGCTGTATTGCCGATGCGTCGGACCGCCCCAAATTCATGGAGTTCATAACCCTCGGAGAGCTTGTAAAACGTGCAAGGGCAGTCGATGTCCAGACTTTCGTGGAAGGCCCGGGCCACGTCCCTTTAAACGAGATTGAACTCAGTGTCAGGGGTATGAAAGAGCTCTGCGACGGAGCCCCCCTTTACCTCCTCGGACCCCTTGTTACTGACATCACTCCTGGCTTTGACCACATCACCGGGGCAATCGGGGGTGCAGTTGCCGGGATGTACGGCACGGATTTCCTGTGCATGGTAACTCCTTCCGAACACCTTGCCCTTCCCTCTCTCGAGGATATCAAAGAAGGTCTACTCGTAACAAAGCTTGCAGCCCACACCATCGACCTTATAAAAGAAGGCCAAAGGGAACGCGCCTGGAAACAGGACACAGCCATGGCCTATGCTCGCAGGGACCTTGACTGGGAAAAGCAGTTCGAACTTGCAATCGACGGCGCCCGCGCCCGCAAAATCCGGGACACCCGCAAAACGGAAAGTGATGCCTGTTCCATGTGCGGCGAACTCTGCGCAGTTAAGATTGTAAAGGAAGCCTTCGAGAAAAAGAAGAAAGAAGAATGA
- a CDS encoding phosphatidylglycerol lysyltransferase domain-containing protein: protein MLIDPDTAQWMQELDPGLMLVPDRNNFEYVYMASDLVELPGKKSLKIRSHLNRFRKNCLNTVEQITSQNQGEMMEFLKEGIYKTINEETAAVLIGEVEYINREIDLGVGGLREVTDK from the coding sequence GTGCTCATTGATCCGGATACGGCGCAGTGGATGCAGGAGCTTGATCCCGGACTCATGCTGGTGCCGGACCGAAACAATTTTGAATATGTGTACATGGCTTCCGACCTTGTGGAACTCCCGGGGAAGAAATCCCTCAAAATCCGCAGTCATCTCAACAGGTTCCGAAAAAATTGCCTGAACACGGTCGAACAGATAACATCCCAAAACCAGGGAGAGATGATGGAATTCCTGAAGGAAGGGATCTATAAAACTATCAATGAGGAAACTGCAGCGGTTCTTATCGGCGAGGTGGAGTACATCAACAGGGAGATCGATCTCGGTGTCGGCGGCCTCAGAGAAGTAACCGACAAATAA
- a CDS encoding GNAT family N-acetyltransferase → MESMFGERPYAEVFFAELEGEPAGFTVFFHNFSTFVGRQGLYIEDIFVKPEFRGKGIGKAMFLHCAKLAIERNCGRMEWTVLDWNPAREFYEYFGAVPVDGWHIYRMGADKFEDVLEK, encoded by the coding sequence ATGGAGTCCATGTTCGGGGAAAGACCCTATGCCGAGGTTTTCTTCGCCGAACTCGAGGGGGAACCTGCGGGATTTACGGTATTTTTCCACAACTTCTCCACTTTTGTAGGAAGGCAGGGACTCTATATTGAAGATATTTTTGTAAAACCAGAGTTCCGAGGAAAGGGGATAGGAAAGGCAATGTTCCTCCACTGTGCAAAGCTTGCGATAGAAAGGAATTGCGGGAGGATGGAGTGGACAGTGCTTGACTGGAACCCTGCAAGGGAATTCTACGAATACTTCGGGGCCGTGCCTGTCGACGGCTGGCACATTTACAGGATGGGCGCGGACAAATTCGAAGACGTGCTTGAAAAATAA
- a CDS encoding DUF3303 domain-containing protein: MDIITWEPKDSEKVKNCYMNYEYPKVLKVINDWIDLTGYRMFLIYETDDEKASAAANLPFIGLCRFETFPVMKAEKYMQMVQELAGKNGEKGVEAAAPGKGASGKEILTQIESLEKRIYRLEHHSFIQQEDTT; this comes from the coding sequence ATGGATATCATCACCTGGGAGCCGAAAGACTCCGAAAAGGTCAAGAACTGCTACATGAATTATGAATACCCGAAAGTCTTGAAAGTAATCAACGATTGGATAGACCTTACGGGATACCGCATGTTCCTGATTTATGAGACTGACGACGAGAAGGCTTCTGCAGCTGCAAACCTTCCATTTATAGGGCTTTGCAGGTTTGAGACCTTCCCGGTCATGAAGGCAGAAAAGTACATGCAGATGGTCCAGGAACTTGCAGGAAAAAACGGAGAAAAGGGGGTTGAAGCTGCAGCCCCTGGCAAAGGAGCCTCAGGAAAAGAAATCCTGACGCAAATAGAGAGCCTTGAAAAAAGAATATACCGCTTGGAACACCACTCTTTTATCCAGCAAGAAGACACAACCTGA
- a CDS encoding MBL fold metallo-hydrolase yields the protein MQITPFFVKGIAHSSYILAGKQGCAVIDPQRDVDVYIKEAKSRGLKITHILETHLHADFVSGHMDLAELTGAPIYTPKAANCEFEHIGLVEGNTFEIEDMIVRILETPGHTPEHISYVVSDTSRGPDPAAVFCGDALFVGDVGRPDLFPGKARELASMLYDSLHKKLLSLPDSCEVYPAHGEGSLCGRAMGAKRSSTIGYERKYNYALQIPDREGFIENLTTNMPPAPDHFSRCTEINRKGPTKLKEIPPLKEISPEEFFKFAGREDTAILDSRHYESFGGEHVPGSWCIDLRGNFATYAGWLLPPDKQILLVSDNEEDARKSAVWMHRVGLDSIVGFLVGEMFAWVTAGFRASHVPQLSIPELYEWVRSKKPPLVLDVRASSEFESFHIEHAVNIPVQELRERYRELDPEAEYAVICSTGHRSGMGCSILKKHGFFRVNNAAGGMTGYNAAGFGPECPMCALSWAGNAGRKEVEIFQKMK from the coding sequence ATGCAAATAACTCCATTTTTTGTGAAAGGCATAGCACACAGTTCGTATATTCTTGCAGGAAAGCAAGGCTGTGCGGTCATTGACCCGCAAAGGGATGTAGATGTCTATATCAAAGAGGCAAAATCCAGGGGCCTGAAAATTACTCACATCCTGGAGACACATCTGCATGCAGATTTTGTCTCCGGACATATGGATCTCGCTGAGCTTACGGGAGCACCTATCTATACCCCTAAAGCTGCTAACTGTGAGTTTGAACATATTGGGCTCGTTGAAGGGAATACGTTCGAAATCGAGGACATGATTGTAAGGATACTGGAAACTCCAGGGCACACTCCTGAACATATCTCCTATGTGGTTTCGGACACTTCCAGAGGTCCTGATCCGGCTGCTGTTTTTTGCGGGGATGCACTTTTTGTCGGGGATGTGGGTAGACCAGACCTGTTCCCTGGAAAAGCCAGAGAACTGGCTTCCATGCTTTACGACAGCCTGCACAAAAAACTGCTTTCCCTTCCTGATTCTTGCGAGGTCTATCCTGCGCATGGGGAAGGCTCGCTCTGCGGAAGGGCTATGGGAGCTAAACGTTCAAGTACAATCGGATATGAACGCAAATACAACTATGCTCTCCAGATCCCTGATAGGGAAGGGTTTATAGAAAACCTCACAACAAATATGCCTCCTGCACCTGATCATTTTAGCCGTTGCACCGAAATCAATCGGAAAGGTCCCACAAAACTCAAAGAAATTCCGCCACTGAAAGAGATCTCTCCCGAGGAGTTTTTCAAATTTGCCGGAAGGGAGGATACAGCAATTCTTGACAGCCGCCATTACGAAAGTTTCGGAGGAGAGCATGTTCCTGGTTCCTGGTGTATCGACCTTAGGGGTAACTTTGCTACCTATGCAGGCTGGCTCTTGCCTCCGGATAAGCAGATCCTGCTCGTTTCAGATAATGAGGAAGATGCAAGGAAATCTGCGGTCTGGATGCACAGGGTTGGGCTTGACAGTATTGTCGGTTTTCTGGTAGGGGAAATGTTTGCCTGGGTAACAGCTGGATTCAGGGCTTCCCATGTGCCACAGCTATCGATTCCTGAGCTATATGAATGGGTTAGAAGTAAAAAACCTCCTTTAGTTTTAGATGTTAGGGCTTCTTCCGAGTTTGAGAGTTTCCATATAGAACATGCAGTAAATATTCCGGTCCAGGAACTGAGGGAAAGGTACAGGGAACTTGACCCTGAAGCTGAGTATGCAGTAATTTGCAGCACAGGGCACAGGTCAGGTATGGGGTGCAGTATTCTCAAAAAACACGGATTTTTCAGGGTGAATAACGCTGCAGGTGGAATGACCGGATACAACGCAGCGGGTTTTGGACCTGAATGTCCGATGTGCGCTCTTTCCTGGGCTGGAAATGCAGGCAGAAAAGAGGTAGAGATCTTCCAGAAAATGAAATGA
- a CDS encoding DUF1699 family protein, with product MKIRVVSSREEIFTLNPNERVVHLAFRPSNKDIFALVETCPKIEVIQLPKSYRRTVSKSIEMFLEMQRIQLIEGDVWGHRKDINEYYSIPSSVIEKIRELKMEGTPAERIEEKVSRESKLNPEMVAYILTKEASA from the coding sequence ATGAAAATTAGAGTAGTTAGTTCCAGGGAAGAGATTTTTACACTTAACCCTAATGAACGTGTTGTTCACCTGGCCTTCAGGCCTTCGAACAAGGACATCTTTGCACTGGTAGAAACCTGTCCGAAGATTGAGGTCATTCAGTTACCTAAATCTTACAGACGCACGGTCTCAAAGTCCATAGAAATGTTCCTTGAGATGCAGAGAATCCAGCTTATTGAAGGAGATGTCTGGGGCCACAGGAAAGACATTAATGAATATTACAGTATCCCGTCCTCGGTGATTGAGAAGATCAGAGAACTGAAGATGGAGGGTACACCTGCTGAGAGAATCGAAGAAAAGGTTTCAAGGGAAAGCAAGTTGAACCCTGAAATGGTCGCTTATATCCTGACCAAGGAAGCTTCTGCCTGA
- a CDS encoding winged helix-turn-helix domain-containing protein, whose protein sequence is MKLELIELIFLSDKRKQLLLFLKSGPKNMDEITEALQVTSTSILPQIKKLKDMSLVVQEDKTYILSLIGKVLVEKMKPLVSTIELFEDNFEYWSEKDLQGAPPSFRKRLGELRKCELIQPDLDRMFEVDPKVVENLSKSSYVLEAIAYFHQPLISLCQELAIKGVKFSFLMSESVFQRYYQDYTKDFRIMMSLDNVKFFRYSGELKIANLVVSDKFFLVSLFPKNQRHFDRESLISYELSARQLGTEIFNELLLDSTPVTEIPQE, encoded by the coding sequence GTGAAACTGGAACTTATAGAGCTGATTTTTCTTTCCGATAAACGAAAACAGTTATTGCTTTTTCTGAAAAGCGGGCCCAAAAATATGGATGAAATTACGGAAGCCCTTCAGGTAACTTCAACTTCTATCCTTCCCCAGATTAAAAAATTAAAAGATATGTCCCTTGTCGTTCAGGAGGACAAAACCTATATTCTTTCTCTCATCGGAAAGGTTCTCGTTGAAAAAATGAAGCCCCTTGTCAGCACTATAGAACTTTTTGAAGATAACTTTGAGTATTGGTCGGAAAAGGACCTGCAGGGGGCACCTCCCTCTTTTCGGAAGAGACTGGGAGAACTTAGAAAATGTGAACTGATTCAGCCTGACCTGGACCGCATGTTCGAAGTCGACCCTAAAGTTGTGGAAAACCTTTCAAAGTCCAGCTATGTTCTTGAAGCTATAGCCTACTTTCACCAGCCTCTGATTTCTCTTTGCCAGGAGCTTGCAATAAAGGGAGTTAAATTCTCTTTTCTAATGTCGGAGTCTGTTTTTCAGCGGTACTACCAGGACTATACGAAGGACTTCCGAATTATGATGTCTCTTGATAATGTGAAATTTTTCCGGTATTCAGGCGAACTGAAGATTGCAAATCTTGTCGTTAGTGATAAGTTTTTCCTGGTATCCCTTTTCCCGAAGAATCAGAGGCACTTTGACAGAGAGAGCCTTATAAGCTATGAGCTTTCTGCCCGGCAGCTGGGCACTGAAATATTCAATGAGCTGCTGCTGGATTCAACCCCAGTTACCGAAATTCCTCAGGAATGA
- a CDS encoding flavodoxin domain-containing protein, with protein sequence MKAIVVYLSTSGNTKAMAEAIGNGIESKNVDVKVVSFYDVKPEELNEAEAIAVGSSTFYYKMLLPMEKFMNETLISTNPQGKIGAAFGSYGWSGEAPILIAEKMREMEMSVVDPVLRILHKPTDKDLQECKRLGIDIAEKLKHKSKKAE encoded by the coding sequence TTGAAAGCAATAGTAGTCTATCTAAGTACCTCAGGGAATACAAAGGCTATGGCCGAGGCAATAGGAAACGGAATCGAGTCAAAGAATGTGGATGTAAAGGTTGTCAGTTTCTATGATGTAAAGCCCGAAGAACTCAATGAAGCAGAAGCAATTGCAGTTGGCTCTTCGACTTTTTACTACAAAATGCTGCTGCCCATGGAAAAATTCATGAATGAAACCCTTATTTCCACAAACCCACAGGGCAAGATAGGTGCTGCATTCGGATCTTACGGGTGGAGCGGAGAAGCACCCATATTGATAGCCGAAAAAATGCGGGAAATGGAAATGAGCGTGGTGGACCCCGTACTCCGGATTCTTCACAAACCCACGGACAAGGACCTGCAGGAATGCAAGCGGCTCGGCATTGACATTGCAGAAAAACTGAAGCATAAAAGCAAAAAGGCAGAGTAA
- a CDS encoding PAS domain-containing protein produces MDSKTSENRGELNTFPQVADAVDNKRGKALHAVLEREKALKTIINNSHVVVFLWKNEEKWPAEFVSENVVNFGYTVEDFISGRILYGDIIHPDDLGKVEKELEKRIRNGTPDFNMEYRIFTKARKINWVNERTFIQRDSEGEVTHFQGVVLDITERKRSEEKLKKVLRMQKVLTTIINNSPAVVFLWRDEKYWPATFVSDNVVQFGYTVDDFTSQKILYGKIMHPDDLKRVEEVLERRIQKGEVSFNSEYRIFTKAGDLRWVNERTFIQREGDGNVTSFQGIVLDITPRKKVEEALKKSLKMQKMLKTIINNSSAVVFLWKNMENWPVEFVSENITQFGYTVADFTSGRILYGDIVHKKDINSISETLKRSIREGYDSFEMEYRISTGDGNIRWVEERAYIQRDREGTPAHFQGVVIDITERKEAQKMLEIQRELGMFLNGTWNLQTMLSHILDACLQIKDIDAGGIYLKDELLDQINLVAHRGLSSEFVKSVSAYRADSPEAKKVWTEKPIYKLDFYAEEMKDLLSKEKITAVAVIPMKHRGEIVGSLNLASRNVDRIPQNVRDFLESIALQVVNYIAPIRIEADLL; encoded by the coding sequence ATGGACAGTAAGACTTCAGAAAACAGAGGCGAACTAAACACTTTTCCTCAAGTAGCAGATGCTGTGGATAACAAAAGGGGAAAAGCCCTCCATGCAGTTCTGGAAAGGGAAAAAGCCCTGAAAACTATAATCAATAACAGTCATGTAGTTGTATTCCTCTGGAAAAACGAAGAAAAATGGCCTGCAGAGTTTGTTTCCGAAAATGTGGTGAACTTTGGATATACGGTAGAAGATTTTATATCAGGCAGGATACTTTACGGGGACATTATACACCCTGATGACCTTGGAAAGGTTGAAAAGGAGCTTGAAAAAAGAATAAGGAATGGAACTCCAGATTTCAATATGGAATACAGGATTTTTACAAAAGCCCGTAAAATTAACTGGGTAAATGAAAGGACCTTCATCCAGAGAGATTCGGAAGGAGAGGTAACCCATTTTCAGGGAGTGGTGCTCGACATCACCGAGCGGAAGAGAAGTGAAGAAAAACTGAAAAAAGTCCTGAGGATGCAGAAGGTACTGACCACAATAATCAACAACAGCCCTGCAGTGGTCTTCCTTTGGAGGGATGAAAAATACTGGCCTGCAACTTTTGTCTCAGATAATGTTGTACAGTTTGGATATACAGTTGACGATTTTACATCACAGAAAATCCTGTATGGAAAGATAATGCATCCCGATGACCTGAAAAGGGTTGAAGAAGTACTCGAGAGACGCATTCAGAAAGGAGAAGTAAGCTTCAATTCAGAATACAGGATTTTTACAAAAGCCGGAGACCTGCGCTGGGTAAACGAACGGACCTTTATCCAGAGAGAAGGAGATGGGAACGTGACCAGCTTTCAGGGGATAGTGCTGGACATAACTCCCCGGAAAAAGGTTGAAGAAGCCCTGAAAAAATCCCTCAAAATGCAGAAAATGCTGAAAACGATAATCAATAATAGCTCAGCAGTAGTTTTCCTGTGGAAAAATATGGAAAACTGGCCTGTCGAGTTCGTTTCAGAAAATATAACGCAGTTTGGATATACTGTAGCTGACTTCACTTCGGGTAGAATCCTTTACGGAGACATAGTTCACAAAAAGGACATCAATTCGATTTCTGAAACCCTTAAACGCTCCATTCGAGAGGGTTATGATTCTTTTGAGATGGAATACCGAATTTCCACAGGAGATGGCAATATTCGCTGGGTTGAAGAAAGGGCGTATATCCAGCGAGATCGTGAAGGCACCCCAGCTCACTTTCAAGGAGTAGTTATTGACATTACCGAAAGAAAAGAAGCACAGAAAATGCTCGAGATTCAGCGGGAACTCGGAATGTTCCTGAACGGCACCTGGAACCTCCAGACCATGCTCTCCCATATCCTTGATGCCTGCCTGCAAATAAAAGATATAGATGCTGGGGGCATATACCTGAAAGACGAACTTCTGGACCAGATTAACCTGGTGGCGCACAGAGGGCTTTCCTCCGAATTTGTGAAAAGTGTTTCTGCATACAGGGCGGACTCCCCGGAAGCAAAGAAGGTCTGGACCGAGAAACCCATTTACAAACTGGATTTTTATGCTGAAGAGATGAAAGACCTGCTAAGTAAAGAAAAGATCACTGCAGTTGCAGTAATCCCTATGAAGCATAGAGGAGAGATAGTAGGCAGCCTGAACCTCGCTTCCCGTAATGTAGACCGGATTCCCCAGAACGTCCGCGATTTCCTTGAGAGCATTGCCCTCCAGGTAGTCAACTATATAGCCCCTATTCGTATAGAGGCGGATCTTTTATAA